A region from the Candidatus Paceibacterota bacterium genome encodes:
- a CDS encoding DUF2178 domain-containing protein, with the protein MNYKHYQMIRTLIGLLIATMVMTATIINNFYLAISSVLIGMLFLFLVKSKFKKIIVDERIISISGRASRIAHSVATMLLALSGLFLILVGRDYEGSNLKFLGEVFCYIALLLIMIYSISYYYFNKKYGADD; encoded by the coding sequence ATGAATTATAAACACTATCAAATGATCAGAACTTTAATTGGTCTTTTAATCGCAACAATGGTAATGACCGCAACCATTATCAATAATTTTTATTTGGCAATTTCAAGCGTCTTGATAGGAATGTTGTTTCTCTTTTTGGTTAAAAGTAAGTTTAAAAAAATTATAGTGGACGAAAGAATAATCTCGATAAGCGGCAGAGCTTCTCGAATTGCCCATAGCGTTGCAACAATGCTTCTTGCCTTGTCAGGCCTCTTTTTGATATTGGTGGGTAGAGATTATGAGGGGTCTAATCTTAAATTTCTCGGAGAAGTTTTTTGTTATATTGCTCTGTTGCTGATTATGATTTATTCAATATCCTATTATTATTTTAATAAAAAATATGGCGCAGATGACTAA
- a CDS encoding sce7726 family protein: MIEKQKSKNILSTNDLIIRSALKEVLKKKHADDKELKIIDELGVQHGSVRIDIAVINGIMHGYEIKSDRDTLERLPEQVQAYSAIFDQVTLILGSKHLIDAFKMIPDWWGVETAHISDDGVVFFNIIRKAKDNPEQHAVSIARLLWRQEALDKLENLGKADGVRSKPREIVYQRLAESIDLKMLKKHVRSVLLSSRQNWRTDGQPV, translated from the coding sequence ATGATTGAGAAACAAAAATCAAAAAATATTCTCTCTACAAACGATTTGATCATCAGGTCCGCGCTCAAAGAAGTTTTAAAAAAGAAACATGCAGATGATAAGGAGCTAAAAATAATCGATGAACTGGGCGTTCAGCATGGGAGCGTCAGAATAGATATTGCGGTCATAAACGGCATAATGCATGGATATGAAATCAAGAGCGATCGCGATACTCTCGAGAGATTACCAGAACAAGTGCAAGCATACAGTGCTATCTTTGATCAGGTTACTCTTATTCTTGGCAGCAAACATCTCATTGATGCATTTAAGATGATCCCTGATTGGTGGGGAGTAGAAACGGCACACATAAGTGACGATGGTGTTGTCTTTTTTAATATAATTAGAAAAGCAAAAGATAATCCTGAACAACATGCTGTTTCGATTGCGCGATTATTGTGGAGGCAAGAGGCCCTAGATAAACTTGAAAATCTTGGCAAGGCAGATGGTGTCCGCTCAAAACCTAGGGAAATTGTGTATCAACGACTCGCCGAATCAATCGATCTTAAGATGTTAAAGAAACATGTTAGGAGTGTTCTGCTTTCTTCTCGGCAGAATTGGCGAACTGACGGGCAACCAGTGTGA
- a CDS encoding helix-turn-helix transcriptional regulator: MTNRIKVFRAEHNMTQEDLANKCGVTRQTIIAVEKNKYVPSLELAFKIALVFKRSIEEIFNYKG, translated from the coding sequence ATGACTAATAGAATAAAAGTTTTCCGTGCCGAACATAATATGACCCAAGAAGATCTGGCAAATAAATGCGGAGTGACAAGACAAACAATAATCGCCGTTGAAAAAAATAAATATGTGCCTTCTTTGGAATTAGCCTTTAAAATCGCACTCGTTTTCAAAAGGTCGATAGAAGAAATATTTAATTACAAGGGTTGA
- a CDS encoding metallopeptidase family protein: MNKKNFEKLVEQGIELIPEEFLTKLENVAIVIEDEPSQEQLKKMKIGNGHLLLGLYEGVPQTRRGPHYGMVLPDKITIFQKPIEEIAGSDEEIKQLVKNTVWHEIAHHFGSDEDRVRKAERERGKQN, from the coding sequence ATGAATAAAAAAAACTTTGAAAAATTGGTGGAGCAGGGGATTGAGCTCATTCCTGAAGAATTTTTAACGAAGTTGGAAAATGTGGCAATTGTTATTGAAGACGAGCCGAGCCAGGAACAGTTGAAAAAAATGAAAATCGGCAATGGCCATCTTTTGCTTGGTTTATATGAAGGGGTTCCGCAAACCAGACGAGGCCCGCATTATGGAATGGTTTTGCCGGATAAAATTACTATTTTTCAAAAGCCGATTGAAGAAATTGCTGGCTCGGACGAGGAAATAAAACAGCTTGTAAAAAACACCGTTTGGCATGAAATCGCGCATCACTTTGGAAGCGATGAAGATCGGGTTAGAAAAGCGGAAAGGGAGAGAGGAAAACAAAATTAG